A portion of the Aythya fuligula isolate bAytFul2 chromosome 10, bAytFul2.pri, whole genome shotgun sequence genome contains these proteins:
- the NDUFAF3 gene encoding NADH dehydrogenase [ubiquinone] 1 alpha subcomplex assembly factor 3: WEGAGLAARAPWRGYRLTPADDELYQRTRVTVLKPESPGSAFIEGYSPRGFTVSGSVVVGPCAVLPRAILQWNVGSWQDISFQSLALFRLLEPPVEVLVLGTGDRVERLHPAVLKQMRACGIAVEVQDTPNACATFNFLSTEGRLVAAGLIPPRGTYKEG, encoded by the exons tgggagggagcggggctggcggcACG GGCGCCGTGGCGCGGTTACCGGCTGACCCCGGCGGACGACGAGCTGTACCAGCGGACGCGGGTGACGGTGCTGAAGCCCGAGAGCCCCGGCAGCGCCTTCATCGAGGGCTACAGCCCCCGCGGCTTCACCGTCAGCGGCAGCGTGGTGGTGGGGCCCTGCGCCGTGCTGCCCCGCGCCATCCTGCAGTGGAAC GTCGGCTCGTGGCAGGACATCTCCTTCCAGAGCCTGGCGCTGTTCCGCCTGCTGGAGCCCCCGGTTG aggtgctggtgctgggtaCCGGGGACAGGGTGGAGCGGCTCCATCCCGCCGTGCTGAAGCAGATGCGGGCGTGTGGGATCGCTGTGGAGGTGCAGGACACG CCGAACGCCTGCGCCACCTTCAACTTCCTATCGACCGAAGGGCGCCTTGTAGCCGCCGGGCTCATCCCCCCGCGGGGCACCTACAAGGAGGGTTAG
- the DALRD3 gene encoding DALR anticodon-binding domain-containing protein 3: MAGALLRERAARCRHFRPATGSGGRAAMETAEGRPAVAATLRALSAALGGPVGLWVKESSARNLRHRDFLAPRAALRAAFSGGQVPPDVIAGVTSASGPGALRVRGCQQTGAGLAVQLQRPEAFRQLLGPPPATEPPHAARPGQEPGQEQEAVVLHCPALRRPAALAPRHLRPVLLADHLAQLLRAQGVSAHLVPAVSDQGSLEVLRQLRVEWPCGGAAGPDAVSALKQALSRCPYAAACEPGAASLPEDVVCKVHLKSFVEQQGLVGYDPNLDVLLVTEGKLRSLAELQQAVLQCTAEGQGSHCSIVHVVSCEEEFQQQQMDLLWRILDPGAHTASQKHLVCGPVKVTNPSFPIGADQYFQLRKRQMYDASVMKYGELAHDEAWTEVIETLTVAAIRFELLSTAHRSQLTLDLEASSISTKGTKSGAFVMYNCARLATLFDTYQRAVEQGTYPPLPPASTLNFSCLREEGEWLLLFNYLLPFPEVLQQAAQLPAPSKGLRITANTEAVCKFLIQLSMDFSSYYNRVHILGEPFPHLFDQMFARLHLLGAVRDVFHRALATLHLPPLSQI; encoded by the exons ATGGCGGGCGCGCTCCTCCGAGAGCGGGCGGCTCGGTGTCGTCACTTCCGCCCCGCCACCGGAAGCGGAGGCCGGGCTGCTATGGAGACGGCCGAGGGCCGCCCGGCGGTGGCGGCGACGCTGCGGGCGCTGAGCGCGGCGCTGGGGGGCCCGGTGGGGCTGTGGGTGAAGGAGAGCAGCGCCCGCAACCTGCGGCACCGGGACTTCCTGGCGCCGCGCGCCGCGCTGAGGGCAGCCTTCAGCGGGGGGCAG GTGCCCCCTGACGTCATCGCGGGCGTGACGTCAGCGTCGGGCCCCGGGGCGCTGCGGGTGCGGGGCTGCCAGCAGACGGGCGCGGGGCTGGCCGTGCAGCTGCAGCGCCCCGAGGCCTTCCGCCAACTGCTGGGCCCCCCGCCCGCCACGGAGCCCCCGCACGCTGCGAGGCCGGGGCAGGAgccggggcaggagcaggaggcggTGGTGCTGCACTGCCCGGCCCTGCGCCGCCCCGCTGCCCTGGCGCCCCGCCACCTGCGCCCCGTGCTGCTCGCCGACCACCTGGCCCAGCTGCTGCGTGCTCAGGG GGTCAGTGCCCACCTGGTGCCTGCTGTCAGTGACCAGGGGAGCCTGGAGGTGCTGCGGCAGCTCCGTGTGGAGTGGCCCTGCGGTGGTGCCGCCGGCCCTGACGCTGTCTCGGCCTTGAAGCAAGCGCTCAGCCGCTGTCCCTATGCCGCAGCGTGTGAACCAGGTGCAGCCTCGCTGCCGGAGGATGTGGTCTGTAAAGTGCACCTGAAGAGTTTCGTGGAGCAGCAGGGCTTGGTGGGCTACGACCCCAACCTGGATGTCCTTCTTG TGACAGAGGGGAAGCTGCGGTccctggctgagctgcagcaggccgTTCTGCAGTGCACG GCTGAAGGCCAGGGGAGCCACTGCAGCATCGTGCACGTGGTGAGCTGCGAGGAGGaattccagcagcagcagatggacCTGCTCTGGAGGATTTTGGATCCAGGAGCCCACACAGCTTCGCAG AAGCACCTTGTCTGTGGGCCAGTGAAGGTGACGAACCCCTCGTTCCCCATCGGGGCAGACCAGTACTTCCA GCTCCGAAAGCGCCAGATGTACGACGCCTCCGTGATGAAGTACGGGGAGCTCGCGCACG ACGAGGCCTGGACGGAGGTGATCGAGACCCTCACGGTGGCTGCCATCAGGTTTGAGCTGCTGAGCACTGCGCACCGCAGCCAG CTCACCCTGGACCTGGaggccagcagcatctccaCAAAGGGAACCAAGAGCGGCGCCTTCGTGATGTACAACTGTGCCCGGCTGGCCACGCTGTTCGACACCTACCAGCGGGCTGTGGAGCAGG gAACGTACCCGCCTCTGCCACCAGCGTCCACGCTGAACTTTTCCTGCCTCCGGGAAGAG GGAGAATGGCTCCTGCTTTTCAACTACCTCCTGCCTTTCCCCGAAgtcctgcagcaagcagcacagctgcccgCACCCAGCAAGGGGCTCCGGATCACAGCCAACACCGAGGCA GTGTGCAAGTTCCTGATCCAGCTCAGCATGGACTTCAGCTCCTACTACAACCGGGTCCACATTCTCGGG GAGCCCTTCCCTCACCTCTTTGACCAGATGTTTGCCCGCCTCCATCTGCTGGGAGCAGTGAGAGACGTGTTCCACCGTGCCCTGGCGACGCTGCACCTCCCTCCTCTCAGCCAGATCTGA
- the WDR6 gene encoding WD repeat-containing protein 6, with protein sequence MESVALVAPVTALEFAGDVLLAGTGPEVAAFLLTGGGVATAAGRRSVLREASVLGLRAEPGGERGGSAVRVAAFGGRWLAVLAVRRGPGVTGGSPLLAACGGGGARQLGERVWEARWAPGGRLALALGGGAVALYEWRGGGRWLRRARCGGAGALRCAVLAGTGWGRLALAAGTATGDVVLWRAAEAEEPRRRLRGHRGAVLALSYAAPRGLLASASEDRSVRLWAVGELGGSGEAACLLLCYGHGARVAAVALRGPSPVSAGEDGACLEWGGGGGVRRARRGHRGALRALALRPAGGCLATGGSDGGARLWRPRRDAPSPVAVALGAPGRPRAVRLAGPHRVLALGEAGGLEVYEEAAGRWVPLLGPAATPGPRGVLAVTPLPGGTDTLCALAGGHGHLFVFALDQPEHTARLRLFEGAVMGLSWAPRPGLPLVTALLASGPHGEMLWLDVTCCPGRAPSVRLMGRYRLPPCRQRWHTCAAFLPQGGLLVCGDRRGSLLLFPCSSSPGTDTENTSTADRGSPVGEDSESELELSCLSHDETQPLEEPLSVLFGLHGKAGVTSVSCHKDYIYSTGRDGCYRQLRLQGQRLEVLWKHRPCKGLQWIEELRFTPGGDLLVLGFHADNFVVWSTRTGENLHCIPCGGGHRSWSYCSSPSAETFAYIKSGDVMLYSSEAEPCEQQVLLESLHGREIACVRRLGAVRAPGRHPINVFVTGSEDTTACVLTLSEQSRAAVPLARLSDHISSVRALALASPAQPDAVGLSTLLFSGGGRAQIECYRLLCSADTASESAVSCQVVHVASHRLDEHWDRMKNRHKLVKMDPETRYMSLSVVPGTTTEQLLAPCKFLAAACSDGSVRLFVLLEAAQRLLLVAESFHHQRCVLKVEAFLHTQAGGERRHLLCSAATDGSVAFWDITAPIRDAAGALQHAEGEMQPLALGTPLLTIMAHSCGVNSLHIRELPEGRFLVASGSDDGSIHVCLLEVALSRDEAAPEPCLHVLERVSRPCAHAAHVTGIRVLRPDLLLSASVDQRLSLWRLHWGGLEALSTSFFHVPDLAELDCWEEVEAEGEQCWYCVLCGHGLELLRCAAPGQPMER encoded by the exons ATGGAGTCGGTGGCGCTGGTGGCGCCGGTAACGGCGCTGGAGTTCGCTGGGGACGTGCTGCTGGCGG GCACGGGCCCGGAGGTGGCGGCGTTCCTGCTGACCGGCGGCGGCGTGGCGACAGCGGCGGGGCGGCGGAGTGTGCTGCGTGAGGCCAgcgtgctggggctgcgggcCGAGCCGGGCGGCGAGAGGGGGGGCTCCGCGGTGCGGGTGGCGGCGTTCGGCGGCCGCTGGCTGGCCGTGCTGGCAGTGCGGCGGGGGCCCGGTGTTACCGGGGGCTCCCCGCTGCTGGCGGCgtgcggcggcgggggggctcGGCAGCTCGGGGAGCGGGTGTGGGAGGCTCGCTGGGCGCCGGGGGGGCGGCTGGCGCTGGCGctgggcggcggggccgtggcgCTGTACGAgtggcggggcggggggcgctgGCTGCGGCGGGCGCGGTgcgggggggccggggcgctGCGCTGCGCCGTGCTGGCGGGGACGGGCTGGGGGCGGCTGGCGCTGGCGGCCGGCACGGCCACGGGGGACGTGGTGCTGTGGAGGGCGGCGGAGGCGGAGGAGCCGCGGCGGAGGCTGCGGGGGCACCGGGGCGCGGTGCTGGCGCTGAGCTACGCGGcgccccgggggctgctggccTCCGCCTCGGAGGATCGCAGCGTGCGGCTCTGGGCAgtgggagagctgggagggagcGGTGAAGCCgcgtgcctgctgctgtgctacGGGCACGGGGCCAGGGTGGCCGCCGTGGCGCTCCGGGGACCGAGCCCGGTGAGCGCCGGGGAGGACGGAGCCTGCCTGGAgtggggcggcggcggcggcgtgcGGCGGGCGAGGCGCGGGCACCGCGGGGCCCTGCGAGCCCTGGCCCTGCGCCCCGCCGGGGGGTGCCTCGCCACCGGCGGCTCCGACGGCGGAGCGCGGCTCTGGAGACCCCGGCGGGACGCCCCGAGCCCGGTGGCGGTGGCGCTGGGAGccccggggcggccgcgggccGTGCGGCTGGCGGGGCCACACCGGGTGCTGGCGCTGGGCGAGGCGGGCGGGCTGGAGGTGTACGAGGAGGCAGCGGGGCGCTGGGTGCCGCTGCTcggccccgctgccacccctGGGCCCCGCGGGGTGCTGGCTGTCACCCCCCTGCCCGGTGGGACCGACACGCTGTGCGCCCTGGCCGGTGGCCACGGGCATCTCTTCGTCTTCGCCCTCGACCAGCCCGAGCACACCGCCAGGCTGAGGCTGTTCGAGGGGGCTGTGATGGGGCTCAGCTGGGCCCCCCGCCCCGGGCTGCCCCTTGTCACCGCTCTGCTGGCCTCCGGTCCCCACGGGGAGATGCTCTGGCTGGACGTCACCTGCTGCCCCGGGCGGGCGCCCTCGGTGCGGCTGATGGGGCGCTACCGGCTGCCCCCCTGCAGGCAGCGCTGGCACACCtgtgctgccttcctgccccaGGGAGGGCTGCTGGTGTGCGGGGACCGCCggggctccctcctcctcttcccctgcagcagctccccggggacGGACACAGAGAACACCAGCACTGCTGACAGAGGTTCCCCGGTTGGTGAGGACTCTGAGAGCGAGTTGGAGCTCTCTTGTTTGTCTCACGATGAGACTCAGCCCCTTGAGGAGCCTCTGTCTGTGCTCTTCGGGCTGCACGGGAAGGCCGGGGTCACCTCGGTGAGCTGCCACAAGGACTACATCTACAGCACGGGCCGGGACGGCTGCTACCGCCAGCTGCGCCTGCAGGGCCAGCGGCTGGAGGTCTTGTGGAAGCACAGGCCCTGCAAAGGGCTGCAGTGGATCGAGGAGCTGCGCTTCACCCCCGGCGGGGACCTCCTCGTGCTGGGATTTCACGCCGACAACTTCGTGGTGTGGAGCACCAGGACTGGGGAGAACCTCCACTGCATCCCCTGCGGAGGAGGGCACCGCTCCTGGAGCTACTGCAGCAGCCCCTCGGCCGAAACCTTCGCCTACATCAAGAGCGGGGACGTGATGCTCTACAGCAGCGAGGCCGAGCCCTGCgagcagcaggtgctgctggagtCCCTGCATGGGCGGGAGATCGCCTGCGTGCGGCGCCTGGGGGCGGTGCGGGCGCCCGGCCGCCACCCCATTAATGTCTTCGTCACTGGCAGCGAGGACACCACGGCCTGCGTGCTCACGCTCAGCGAGCAATCCCGCGCGGCCGTGCCCCTCGCCAGGCTCAGCGACCACATCTCCAGCGTGAGGGCGCTGGCGCTGGCCAGCCCCGCGCAGCCCGACGCGGTGGGTCTGTCCACCCTCCTGTTCTCGGGGGGTGGCCGGGCGCAGATCGAGTGCTACCGGCTGCTGTGCAGCGCCGACACGGCCTCCGAGAGCGCGGTGTCCTGCCAGGTCGTCCACGTGGCCTCCCACCGGCTGGACGAGCACTGGGACCGCATGAAAAACAGGCACAAGCTCGTCAAGATGGACCCGGAGACAAG GTACATGTCCCTCTCCGTTGTGCCTGGGACCACCACcgagcagctgctggcaccctGCAAGTTCCTGGCCGCCGCGTGCAGCGACGGATCCGTGCG GctctttgtgctgctggaggctgcccagaggctgctgctcGTGGCGGAGTCATTTCACCACCAGCGCTGTGTGCTGAAGGTGGAGGCGTTCCTGCACAcacaggcaggaggggagag GAGACACCTCCTGTGCAGTGCTGCAACCGATGGCAGTGTCGCCTTCTGGGACATCACCGCCCCTATCAGGGATGCCGCGGGTGCCCTACAGCACGCTGAGGGGGAGATGCAGCCCCTGG ccctgggcaccccgCTGCTCACCATCATGGCTCACAGCTGCGGCGTCAACAGCCTCCACATCCGAGAGCTGCCCGAGGGACGCTTCCTGGTGGCCAGCGGCAGCGACGATGGCTCCATCCACGTctgcctgctggaggtggcGCTGAGCCGCGACGAGGCTGCGCCAGAGCCCTGCCTGCATGTCCTGGAGCGGGTCTCCAGGCCCTGCGCCCACGCTGCCCACGTAACAGGGATCAGGGTGCTGCGGCCGGACCTGCTGCTCTCCGCCTCCGTGGACCAGCGCCTGAGCCTGTGGCGCCTGCACTGGGGCGGCCTGGAGGCGCTGAGCACCTCCTTCTTCCACGTGCCCGACCTGGCCGAGCTGGACTgctgggaggaggtggaggcAGAGGGTGAGCAGTGCTGGTACTGCGTGCTCTGCGGGCACGGCCTGGAGCTGCTGCGCTGCGCCGCCCCCGGGCAGCCCATGGAGAGATGA